Proteins from one Oscillatoria nigro-viridis PCC 7112 genomic window:
- a CDS encoding type II toxin-antitoxin system HicB family antitoxin, whose amino-acid sequence MRYAVVIEKGKTSYGAYVPDLPGCVAVAESLEEVRNLIKEAIAFHLEGLQEDAFPIPEPVSICEYVEA is encoded by the coding sequence ATGCGTTATGCTGTGGTAATTGAAAAAGGTAAAACTAGCTATGGTGCGTATGTTCCAGATTTACCGGGATGTGTAGCTGTGGCTGAAAGTTTAGAAGAGGTGAGAAATTTAATTAAAGAGGCGATCGCATTTCATCTTGAAGGACTACAAGAGGATGCTTTTCCTATTCCCGAACCTGTCTCTATTTGCGAATATGTTGAAGCTTAA